TCGCACCAGTGCGACACGCTACCGGGCGACAGCGGTTCGCCATTAATGTTAAAAACCGATGCGGGCTGGCAGTTGATTGCCGTGCAAAGCTCGGCGCCGGCGGCGAAAGATCGCTGGCGCGCCGACAACCGCGCCATTTCGGTTACCGGTTTTCGTGACAAACTGGAAGCGCTGGCAAAAGAGGCAGACGAGTAATTCAGCCCTTTCGCAGCAGACGTAACTGCAAAATCTCCTTAAGCGGCATCGGTTCGCTGAAATAGTAACCCTGCAGCTGGTCGCAGCCGGCCAGCCGCAGCAGTTTCATCTGCTTCTCATTTTCCACGCCTTCCGCCACCACCTGCATGCCCAGCGCACTGGCAATACGGATCGTGCCGCTCACCAGCGCCGAGGCTTGTTCGTCATCATCAACCAGCCCGGCCAGCGATTTATCAATTTTTATGGTGTCAAAATTAAAGCGCCGCAGGTAACCAATACTCGAATAGCCCGTGCCGAAATCATCCAGCGCAACCGCCGTGCCCAGCGCTTTGAGATTGGCGATGGCCGAACGTGCGCGCTCAGGGTTTTCCAGCACGTAGGTTTCTGTCACCTCCAGCTGTAAGCGGTGCGCCGGAAACAGGCAGGTTTCCAGCACCCGCGCCACTTTGTCTTCAAACTCCGGGTCGCGAAACTGTGCGGGCGAGATATTGACCGACAACTTCAGGTGGTTAAGCTGCTGCAAATCGCTACAGGCGCGGCGCAGCACAAACTGCCCGAGCGCGTAGATAAGCCCGCTGGTTTCGGCGACCGGGATAAAATCGTCCGGCCTGAGTTCGCCATCCGGACGGCGCGGCCAGCGCGCCAGCGCTTCAACGCCAATCATCATCTGACTTTGCGCATCGACAATCGGTTGATACCAGACATCAAACTCATCACGCTCCAGCCCGTCACGGATATCATTCTCAATGATTAATTGCCGTTCACGCGCGCTGTTCAGCTCTGCATCATAATGCGTCATCCGCGCCTTGCCGGTAATTTTCGAGTGGTACATGGCGATATCTGCGCGGCGAAACAACTCTGAACTGGAACACTCCAGCAGCGTGCCGCTGGCAACACCGATGCTGGCACCAATATGAATAGTGCGTTTGCCAATGCGCACCGGTGTCTCAAGGTAGCGCAACACGTTATGCGCAAAATCATCAGCCTTTTCCAGTGACCACGGACCGCTAAGCGTCATGGCGAATTCGTCACCGCCCATTCGCGCCAGCATGCCGCCGGTCGGCACTTTTTGCCGTAATGTGTCGGCTATCGTCACAATCAGCCGGTCGCCGACATCGTGGCCGTAAATATCATTTACGTCTTTAAAGCCGTCGAGATCGATAAACACCACGCTGATCATTTCGGGATCGCCCATTGCGCTCAGATTATCGAGGTGTTCAATCAGCGCGCGACGGTTAGGTAAACGGCTTAGCCAGTCCGTCAGCGCGATTTTGCGCGCCAGCTTTTCCCCACGCGCCAGTTTGTAAAGCCCGGCGCTGCTGAGTGCGATAAACAGCAGAATCAAACCCGCCGCCAGCGCGGCTATCTGGCGGATATTGGCCGCAGCCGCCTGCGCGGCCTCCGCACCGGGTAAATGCGGCGTCCAGCTCAGATATCCCAGCGTTTCACCTGCCGATCCGCGTAGCGGTATGCTGGCTACGGCGGCATTTCGTGCCTGCAAGCGCAAATCGTCAATCTGAAAGGTATTTCCCAGATCGCTGAGGATCTTCGCGTTGAGATGGCGGGTGATCACCAGGTAGCGGCGTGTCGCGTCATAAACGTTAAGCCGCCCGCTCGCCGGGCGAATAAGCCCAATACTGACAAATGCCACCCCTTCACGCGTGCGGGTGATGCCCGCGAAAACCTCTTTCCCCTCGCGCAGCGGCTCGCTGTGGTTGCGAATCAGCGCGGCCAGCCCGTCACCAAAAAAGGCGAGATTAGGCTCGGTAAAAGGCTGGCTGCGAAACGCCCCCCACAGCACGGCGAACTTCTCATCCAGCACAAAAGTGCCGTCGTACAGGTTATTGATTTTAAAGCCCGCGCCCCAGGTGCTATATAGCCACGCGCTATCCAGTTGTGGGCGATAGGCTTCCTGAACTGCTTCATCCCAGACGGCGTTATCAATGACCAGTGACCGGGTGCGGTTTACCGCCGTCTGAATCGCGCCCTGCACAGACAGCGCGGTGCGATGTTCATCAATTTCATTGGCCTTGGAGCTAATAAGGTGCAGCGAAAGATAGAGCAGCGCGACAACGGAAACAATCAGTCCGATGCCGGCCATAAAGAGCATGACAAACAGCGTCCTTGCCGTGGGGAGATTGCGCCAGCTTAACGGATTAAACATTGGCCGTCCCTTACTGGTGTCCAGGGAAACAGAGGTGTGAGAGATAGTATCCTAAGCGTAATACAGCCCGCGAATTTCATTGCCCACAAACGTGGGCAACTTAACATTAGGCGAGTTTTATCAGCGTCATACCGACAATCAGCAGCGCCAGGCCAATCCAGCCTTTATAATTCAGGCGCTGCCCAAAGAGCACCCAGCCGGCGGCGAGGGTGGCGACGATGCCAAACCCGCCCCAAAGCGCATACGCCACCGCAAGATCGATTCCTTTTACCGCCTGCGATAAGGCGCTAAATGCCGCTAATACGGCGAAAAGTGAAGCGAAACCATATAACTTGCGGCGAAAACCGTCTGAGAGTTTTAAAAAGATGTTCGCCGCGATTTCCAGCACAATCGCCACTGCCAGCCACAGGCCGTGAATCCACTCAAACTGCAGCATGGTTACGCTCCTGACGCGTGGCTTTGCGCGTCCCGGATTTGATCAGCACAATGCCCAGCACCAGCGTGGCCAGACCGGCAGCTTTCAGCGGCGATAACGGTTCATCAAAAAGAAAGACGCTACAAAGCGTAATAATGAATATGCCAACGCCTTCCCATAATGCGTACGCCACGCCGAGGGCTATTTTTTTAACCGCGAATGACAGAAAAATATACGACAGCGCAATCATCACCAGCATTAAAATAAAACCGGTATGACTATCGCTAATACTTGCCCATTTCATCGACAACGTGCCGGTTATTTCAGCAATAATTGCCAGGGCTAATAAAATCCAGTAAATCATTTTTTTCTCCTGCTTGAGAACATACTTTCCTGCGGCTTACCGAACAACGGGAAACCGGAAAAACAACGATGTCAGCCGGACACAACGTGCCAGCTCAGGCAGAGAGAAAACTACAGCGCAGAGCGCCAGTACTGGTCATCTGCCAACAGGCAGCAGGAAGAAGACGGGAGGGAAAAATCAGGTTTTAAGACGCTGAACAGAATGTCCATATAATTACAATTATCCGCAAATTGCTTCTCATCGTAGCGGAAATAAATTGTCCTCAGTAGTTAAACACCGCCCTTTTTTATCACAGGCTAAGATTTTACTCAAAGGCTTTGCACTTCTTTACGACAAACAAATAACGCCGCCGTAATTTAGCAGGCGGCGTTATTAAATATTATTACGCTTTTTTTTGCGTATTCGCTCGCGACTGCGCCAACAAATTCCATGAAGTAATAAATAGCGCGGCAATCATCGGTCCCAGCACAAAACCATTAATGCCAAAGAACTGCAACCCGCCGAGCGTAGTAAGCAGGATCAAATAGTCCGGCATACGGGTATCTTTGCCCACCAGCAGCGGGCGCAACAGATTATCAGCCAGTCCCACCACAATCACGAAGTAGAGCGTCAGGATGGTCGCCGTGACCAGCTCGCCGGTGGAGTAGAGAAAGATCACCGCCGGGACCCAGACAATCGCCGTCCCCACCGCCGGGATCAGCGACAAAAACGCCATTAACGTTGCCCACAGCAGGCTGCCGTTGAACCCGGCAAACCAGAAACCGATACCGCCCAGCGCTCCCTGCACAATCGCCACGACCAGCGTACCTTTTACCGTGGCGCGCGCCACACCGGCGAATTTCAGGAACAGGCGGCGTTTGATGGTCGCTGACAGCGGCACCACGTCGTAGATTTTGCGCACCAGCTCTGCGCCATCTTTCAGTAAAAAGAACAGCAAATAGACCATCAGACAGAAGCCGACAGTAATTCCCAGCGTGCCTTTGCCGATCAGTACCGCGCTGCCCGCCAGATAGCGCCCAACGCTCAGCGCCACGCCGGAGAGTTTTTCGCGGATCGCGGCGACCGAATCGAAATCATTTTCACGCAGCGAATTTTTTGCCCACTCCGGCAGATGCGCGATCCCGTTGCTTAACAGCTGCGGCAAATCGGTGCCGTTATTCTGCAACCGTTGGTACAGGCTGTTAACCTCCACGGCGATCGAGGAGAGCACCATCATCAATGGAATGAAGACAATCACGCAGATCAACAATACGGTGATAAGCGATGCCACGCCGTTGCGCCCGCCGAGCAGCGTCGATAAACGCATGCGCAGCGGGTAAAAAATCAGCGCCAGAATCACCGCCCAAATAATGGCGGAGTAGTAAGGTTGGATCAGGCTGAAAAACGCCAGACTGACCAGTAATAACAGAATGATAAAGAAGAAATTATTACTTTTAAGTGTCGTCATCCGGGACATCCAATGGGGAAACTGCCCACCAGTGTAGAGCGTTACCCATTGATTGTAAAAACAGAGCCGCCTCAGGCGACGGAGCCGTTTCGCTGTTCCGGTGTCAGCATGGCGTCGTTGCTATCATCGCCCTCATCTATCTGTTTTACCTGTGCCAAAAGATTTTCTATCTCAGAAAAAGCTAATGCTTTGGAAAAATACCAGCCCTGCGCGCAGGATTCCGGTAAATTGCCTTGTAAAAAAAGATGCTGAGCTTCATTTTCAACGCCTTCGAAAACAATAGTGCGTGGCATATCTTTAAACATCGCAATAAGGCCAGGAAGTATATGTCGGTTAATGGACTGTGTACCGATAGAATCCGTTATTGATTTATCAATTTTTATTTCATCAACATCCAGCATGGACAACCATTTTAAATTCGAATAACCGGTACCGAAATCATCCAGCGCAAATAACACGCCATGTTCTTTATATAAACATATTGACTGCATAATATCTTCTATGCGACCACTCTGCCTTTCGGTGATTTCCAGCATGATATGTTTCCCTGCCACGCCTTCTTGTTGCAGGGTATCGATAAGCCGCTGATAAAACGTTTTTGAACAGATATCTGAACAACTGACGTTAATACTTAGCGTGATATCTTTTTCTCGCAACGCGGCGCCACACTCTTTGATCGCATGTTCAACCACGTAGAGACTTATCTTATTAATTAAGCCATTTTCTTCTGCCAGCGGAATGAAAATATCCGGGCCGATATTGCCCATCTGTTTATCATTCCAGCGCAACAACACTTCCACCCCGATGATACTTTTATCTTTTACCCGGTAAAGTGGTTGGTAAACAAAATGCAACTCTTTATTAATAATAGCATTTTCCAATCTGGTTAATAGCGACTGATTCTCATGCTGATTTTTACTGATTAACGCGCCAACAAACAGCCCAACCAGCGAAGCCACGCAAAACAGGAAAAGAAGAATATAACCGTTGTTATTAAATACGAAAGAGTGTCTGACACCAGCCACAACGCAGATATCATGCTGCGCATCACAGGATTTCTCAGTGATAAAAAAGAACTCATGCACTTTGCCATGCTCTATATTTTCGAGCAGCGATGTATTATTGCCTACGCGGAAAAAATGTTGCTTGTGATTGTAGTCTCCGACAACCGCATTAAACCCCCACCGGGTGGAATCTTCGCGAAAGCGGGTAAAAGCAAAGGGTGACACGGTGACAGAAAAATTATTATTATAAACGACATCAGCAGTAATATTATTCTCAATCAGCGCATCAAACACCCATGTATAACTGCCTCTACTCACTTTATTCTTGAACACATTGAGAGACAACGGCGCAGCATATTTCCCCCACAGTGCTGAACAGATTATTCTGCCGTCTTCAACATAGCCAATATCTTTGATCAGCGGATAAGGCCATAAGCGTTTTCTTAATGCATGCAGATAGGGATCGCTACACGGTGTGTAGACGGAAAACTCTTCGCGCAGCGCGTTGATTTCACGTACCTGAAGAATAATATTATCGCTGCGGGCAAGTATCGATTCGGCATAATCTTCTACCTTTTCCTGGATAAAAGCATAGTAAGCGACTTGCGCAACAATATAGAAAAAAGCAAAAGATAATAATAACGCTGCTATATATATGGAAACGCCTTTTTTCAGCATCTTTATCATTTTGAATACCTTTATGCAGACCACCCCGCGCTGGCAGTCGGCCTGTCATCAATCCCTTTTGCAGAAAATTATTGGCAACATCCTGGTTACTTTATTGCTTCCGGCGCTGAAAAATCCTGCATGCGCCCCACTCTCCTTATCGGCGTTTTTGGCATTTACTTTAAAGACATCTCGCCCTGGCGCGTGATGCCCCCTCCTGGCTCCCCCAATTACTGACGTCTTTCTTTATCCAGCAGCAGGCTGAACGCCGCAGGTAAAACGGTAAGCGTCACCAGCGTGGCGACAACCAGCCCGCCGATAATGGCATACGCCATCGGCCCCCAGAACACCTGATGTGAAATGGGGATCATCCCCAGAATGGCGGCAAATGCCGTCAGCATAATGGGTCGGGCGCGGTGTTCGGCGGCGGCCACGATCGCCTCGTTCGCGGCCATCCCCTGCGCCAGATTGCTGTCCACTTCGCTTATCAGGATCACCGCGTTGCGAATGATCATCCCCGCCAGCGCAATCACGCCAAGCAAGGCGACAAACCCCATCGGCGTTCCGGTCGGCAGCATCGCCAGCACAATGCCCGGCAAACCAAAAGGTGCCATCAACAGCGCCAACAACATGCGGGAAAAACGCT
This genomic interval from Kosakonia sacchari SP1 contains the following:
- the mdtJ gene encoding multidrug/spermidine efflux SMR transporter subunit MdtJ, translating into MIYWILLALAIIAEITGTLSMKWASISDSHTGFILMLVMIALSYIFLSFAVKKIALGVAYALWEGVGIFIITLCSVFLFDEPLSPLKAAGLATLVLGIVLIKSGTRKATRQERNHAAV
- a CDS encoding putative bifunctional diguanylate cyclase/phosphodiesterase, with the translated sequence MFNPLSWRNLPTARTLFVMLFMAGIGLIVSVVALLYLSLHLISSKANEIDEHRTALSVQGAIQTAVNRTRSLVIDNAVWDEAVQEAYRPQLDSAWLYSTWGAGFKINNLYDGTFVLDEKFAVLWGAFRSQPFTEPNLAFFGDGLAALIRNHSEPLREGKEVFAGITRTREGVAFVSIGLIRPASGRLNVYDATRRYLVITRHLNAKILSDLGNTFQIDDLRLQARNAAVASIPLRGSAGETLGYLSWTPHLPGAEAAQAAAANIRQIAALAAGLILLFIALSSAGLYKLARGEKLARKIALTDWLSRLPNRRALIEHLDNLSAMGDPEMISVVFIDLDGFKDVNDIYGHDVGDRLIVTIADTLRQKVPTGGMLARMGGDEFAMTLSGPWSLEKADDFAHNVLRYLETPVRIGKRTIHIGASIGVASGTLLECSSSELFRRADIAMYHSKITGKARMTHYDAELNSARERQLIIENDIRDGLERDEFDVWYQPIVDAQSQMMIGVEALARWPRRPDGELRPDDFIPVAETSGLIYALGQFVLRRACSDLQQLNHLKLSVNISPAQFRDPEFEDKVARVLETCLFPAHRLQLEVTETYVLENPERARSAIANLKALGTAVALDDFGTGYSSIGYLRRFNFDTIKIDKSLAGLVDDDEQASALVSGTIRIASALGMQVVAEGVENEKQMKLLRLAGCDQLQGYYFSEPMPLKEILQLRLLRKG
- a CDS encoding EAL domain-containing protein, producing MIKMLKKGVSIYIAALLLSFAFFYIVAQVAYYAFIQEKVEDYAESILARSDNIILQVREINALREEFSVYTPCSDPYLHALRKRLWPYPLIKDIGYVEDGRIICSALWGKYAAPLSLNVFKNKVSRGSYTWVFDALIENNITADVVYNNNFSVTVSPFAFTRFREDSTRWGFNAVVGDYNHKQHFFRVGNNTSLLENIEHGKVHEFFFITEKSCDAQHDICVVAGVRHSFVFNNNGYILLFLFCVASLVGLFVGALISKNQHENQSLLTRLENAIINKELHFVYQPLYRVKDKSIIGVEVLLRWNDKQMGNIGPDIFIPLAEENGLINKISLYVVEHAIKECGAALREKDITLSINVSCSDICSKTFYQRLIDTLQQEGVAGKHIMLEITERQSGRIEDIMQSICLYKEHGVLFALDDFGTGYSNLKWLSMLDVDEIKIDKSITDSIGTQSINRHILPGLIAMFKDMPRTIVFEGVENEAQHLFLQGNLPESCAQGWYFSKALAFSEIENLLAQVKQIDEGDDSNDAMLTPEQRNGSVA
- a CDS encoding AI-2E family transporter, giving the protein MTTLKSNNFFFIILLLLVSLAFFSLIQPYYSAIIWAVILALIFYPLRMRLSTLLGGRNGVASLITVLLICVIVFIPLMMVLSSIAVEVNSLYQRLQNNGTDLPQLLSNGIAHLPEWAKNSLRENDFDSVAAIREKLSGVALSVGRYLAGSAVLIGKGTLGITVGFCLMVYLLFFLLKDGAELVRKIYDVVPLSATIKRRLFLKFAGVARATVKGTLVVAIVQGALGGIGFWFAGFNGSLLWATLMAFLSLIPAVGTAIVWVPAVIFLYSTGELVTATILTLYFVIVVGLADNLLRPLLVGKDTRMPDYLILLTTLGGLQFFGINGFVLGPMIAALFITSWNLLAQSRANTQKKA
- the mdtI gene encoding multidrug/spermidine efflux SMR transporter subunit MdtI is translated as MLQFEWIHGLWLAVAIVLEIAANIFLKLSDGFRRKLYGFASLFAVLAAFSALSQAVKGIDLAVAYALWGGFGIVATLAAGWVLFGQRLNYKGWIGLALLIVGMTLIKLA